Proteins co-encoded in one Saccharomyces cerevisiae S288C chromosome II, complete sequence genomic window:
- the TEL1 gene encoding DNA-binding protein kinase TEL1 (Protein kinase primarily involved in telomere length regulation; contributes to cell cycle checkpoint control in response to DNA damage; binds to phosphatidylinositol-4-phosphate; acts with Red1p and Mec1p to promote interhomolog recombination by phosphorylation of Hop1; functionally redundant with Mec1p; regulates P-body formation induced by replication stress; homolog of human ataxia-telangiectasia mutated (ATM) gene), whose product MEDHGIVETLNFLSSTKIKERNNALDELTTILKEDPERIPTKALSTTAEALVELLASEHTKYCDLLRNLTVSTTNKLSLSENRLSTISYVLRLFVEKSCERFKVKTLKLLLAVVPELMVKDGSKSLLDAVSVHLSFALDALIKSDPFKLKFMIHQWISLVDKICEYFQSQMKLSMVDKTLTNFISILLNLLALDTVGIFQVTRTITWTVIDFLRLSKKENGNTRLIMSLINQLILKCHCFSVIDTLMLIKEAWSYNLTIGCTSNELVQDQLSLFDVMSSELMNHKLPYMIGQENYVEELRSESLVSLYREYILLRLSNYKPQLFTVNHVEFSYIRGSRDKNSWFALPDFRLRDRGGRSVWLKILGITKSLLTYFALNRKNENYSLLFKRRKCDSDIPSILRISDDMDTFLIHLLEENSSHEFEVLGLQLCSFYGTLQDFTKSFAEQLKELLFSKFEKIQCFNWVCFSFIPLLSQKECELSNGDMARLFKVCLPLVKSNESCQLSCLLLANSIKFSKQLLSDEKTINQIYDLYELSDILGPILVTNESFMLWGYLQYVGKDFQSMNGISSADRIFEWLKSKWNQLRGTDAKQDQFCNFISWLGNKYDPENPFNDKKGEGANPVSLCWDESHKIWQHFQEQREFLLGVKPEEKSECFNTPFFNLPKVSLDLTRYNEILYRLLENIESDAFSSPLQKFTWVAKLIQIVDNLCGDSTFSEFIAAYKRTTLITIPQLSFDSQNSYQSFFEEVLSIRTINVDHLVLDKINMKEIVNDFIRMQKNKSQTGTSAINYFEASSEDTTQNNSPYTIGGRFQKPLHSTIDKAVRAYLWSSRNKSISERLVAILEFSDCVSTDVFISYLGTVCQWLKQAIGEKSSYNKILEEFTEVLGEKLLCNHYSSSNQAMLLLTSYIEAIRPQWLSYPEQPLNSDCNDILDWIISRFEDNSFTGVAPTVNLSMLLLSLLQNHDLSHGSIRGGKQRVFATFIKCLQKLDSSNIINIMNSISSYMAQVSYKNQSIIFYEIKSLFGPPQQSIEKSAFYSLAMSMLSLVSYPSLVFSLEDMMTYSGFNHTRAFIQQALNKITVAFRYQNLTELFEYCKFDLIMYWFNRTKVPTSKLEKEWDISLFGFADIHEFLGRYFVEISAIYFSQGFNQKWILDMLHAITGNGDAYLVDNSYYLCIPLAFISGGVNELIFDILPQISGKTTVKYHKKYRLLMLKWIIRFTDLGSLTELRSTVEKLFPTSYLSPYLFENSSVSMRYQYPLHIPLALGATLVQTQFAHEKNNTHEFKLLFLSVITDLEKTSTYIGKLRCARELKYLFVLYENVLVKSSTLNFIIIRLSKFLIDTQIHDEVITIFSSLLNLADKNTFEIEPSLPNLFCKIFIYLRENKQLSPSFQQAIKLLEHRDLIKIKTWKYCLDAIFGNIVQDDIYENTELLDASDCGVDDVVLVSLLFSYARRPVASKIGCSLSKAAAINILKHHVPKEYLSKNFKLWFAALSRRILQQEVQRERSTNFNNEVHLKNFEMVFRHPEQPHMIYQRISTFNKEAELYDSTEVFFISECILTYLVGYSIGNSESEFCFRDNIMNENKDKVAPLDKDVLNAIYPLANNFGMESFICDTYLSVNEPYNCWLSKFARSLIHQISFNIPPIVCLYPLCKGSTAFCELVLTDLFFLSTTYDPKSCLNWSNRIFTQIAMLLHVKDSEIKLKMLFNVIKMIRMGSRCKERNCLRIYSSLDLQEICQISLKIKEFKFGYLLFEEMNMPNIREMNINTLQKIYECINDGDFLAGLPVPHSIEGVLNSINRIDSDTWKRFLFNNADFDANYTTSLEEEKESLIKATEDSGFYGLTSLLESRLSGSSDVYKWNLELGDWKLLTPKVVDSKAKGLYYAIKNLPQDVGFAEKSLEKSLLTIFDSRQHFISQTEWMDTLNAIIEFIKIAAIPQDVTSFPQTLMSIMKADKERLNTIDFYDHKTTLKSRHTLMNVLSRNSLDENVKCSKYLRLGSIIQLANYVQLAIANGAPQDALRNATLMSKTVKNIAKLYDDPSVVSQIEKLASFTSANALWESREYKAPVMIMRDLLAQNEKNISESILYDDFKLLINVPMDQIKARLVKWSSESRLEPAAAIYEKIIVNWDINVEDHESCSDVFYTLGSFLDEQAQKLRSNGEIEDREHRSYTGKSTLKALELIYKNTKLPENERKDAKRHYNRVLLQYNRDSEVLKALLLQKEKFLWHALHFYLNTLVFSNRYDNDIIDKFCGLWFENDDNSKINQLLYKEIGTIPSWKFLPWVNQIASKISMEENEFQKPLQLTMKRLLYKLPYDSLYSVMSILLYEKQSNKDTNISQKIQAVKKILLELQGYDRGAFAKKYLLPVQEFCEMSVELANLKFVQNTKTLRLANLKIGQYWLKQLNMEKLPLPTSNFTVKSSADGRKARPYIVSVNETVGITTTGLSLPKIVTFNISDGTTQKALMKGSNDDLRQDAIMEQVFQQVNKVLQNDKVLRNLDLGIRTYKVVPLGPKAGIIEFVANSTSLHQILSKLHTNDKITFDQARKGMKAVQTKSNEERLKAYLKITNEIKPQLRNFFFDSFPDPLDWFEAKKTYTKGVAASSIVGYILGLGDRHLNNILLDCSTGEPIHIDLGIAFDQGKLLPIPELVPFRLTRDIVDGFGVTGVDGLFRRSCERVYAVLRKDYVKVMCVLNILKWDPLYSWVMSPVKKYEHLFEEEHEITNFDNVSKFISNNDRNENQESYRALKGVEEKLMGNGLSVESSVQDLIQQATDPSNLSVIYMGWSPFY is encoded by the coding sequence TAGCAGTAGTACCTGAATTAATGGTCAAAGATGGTTCCAAAAGTTTATTGGATGCCGTTTCAGTACATTTATCGTTTGCTTTGGATGCCCTAATTAAAAGTGACCCTTTCAAACTGAAATTCATGATACACCAATGGATATCCTTAGTCGATAAAATTTGCGAGTACTTTCAAAGCCAAATGAAATTATCTATGGTAGACAAAACATTGACCAATTTCATATCGATCCTCCTGAATTTATTGGCGTTAGACACAGTTGGTATATTTCAAGTGACAAGGACAATTACTTGGACCGTAATAGATTTTTTGAGGCTCagcaaaaaagaaaatggaaatacGAGATTAATAATGTCATTAATAAATCAATTAATTTTGAAGTGCCATTGTTTTAGTGTTATTGATACGCTAATGCTTATAAAAGAAGCATGGAGTTACAACCTGACAATTGGCTGTACTTCCAATGAGCTAGTACAAGACCAATTATCACTGTTTGATGTTATGTCAAGTGAACTAATGAACCATAAACTTCCTTATATGATTGGTCAAGAGAATTATGTTGAAGAGCTTCGGTCCGAATCTCTTGTATCTCTATACCGTGAGTACATTCTACTGCGCTTAAGTAATTATAAGCCTCAATTATTTACCGTAAACCATGTGGAATTCTCATATATTCGAGGTTCAAGGGATAAAAATTCATGGTTTGCATTACCTGATTTTAGACTTAGAGATAGGGGAGGCAGATCGGTGTGGTTAAAAATACTCGGAATTACCAAATCATTGTTAACATATTTTGCATTgaacagaaaaaatgaaaattactcattattatttaaaagaagaaaatgtgATTCGGATATACCTTCTATCCTACGGATTTCTGACGATATGGACACATTTCTTATTCATCTTTTAGAGGAGAACAGCTCACATGAGTTTGAAGTGCTAGGATTACAATTGTGCTCATTTTATGGAACTTTACAAGACTTCACTAAAAGTTTTGCAGAACAGCTGAAAGAACTtctgttttcaaaattcgAAAAAATCCAATGCTTTAATTGggtttgtttttcttttattccTTTATTATCCCAAAAAGAATGCGAATTAAGCAATGGCGACATGGCACGCCTATTTAAAGTTTGCTTACCATTAGTAAAATCAAATGAATCTTGCCAGTTAAGTTGTCTTTTATTAGCCAACTCCataaagttttcaaagCAGCTTTTATCCGATGAGAAAACTATCAATCAGATATATGATCTTTACGAATTATCCGATATTTTGGGTCCCATATTAGTTACTAATGAATCGTTCATGCTATGGGGATACCTTCAGTACGTTGGTAAAGACTTCCAATCTATGAACGGTATATCGTCCGCTGATAGAATTTTTGAGTGGCTAAAATCAAAGTGGAACCAGTTGCGCGGAACTGATGCTAAACAGGATCAGTTCTGCAATTTTATATCCTGGTTAGGTAACAAATATGACCCAGAGAACCCTTTCAACGATAAAAAAGGCGAAGGAGCTAATCCTGTCTCACTATGTTGGGATGAAAGCCACAAGATTTGGCAACATTTTCAAGAGCAGAGGGAATTTCTTTTAGGCGTAAAACCAGAAGAAAAGTCAGAATGTTTTAACACTCCCTTTTTTAATTTACCAAAAGTTTCCTTAGACCTCACACGTTATAATGAAATTCTTTACAGATTActggaaaatattgaaagtGATGCATTTTCATCTCCACTACAAAAATTTACTTGGGTAGCAAAATTAATACAAATAGTTGATAATCTTTGTGGAGATTCCACTTTTTCTGAGTTTATTGCAGCATATAAGAGAACAACCTTAATAACTATTCCACAACTTAGTTTTGATAGCCAAAACTCCTACCAATCATTTTTTGAGGAGGTTTTATCGATACGGACCATAAATGTAGACCATTTAGTGCTTGACAAAATTAATATGAAGGAAATCGTTAATGATTTTATCAGGATGcaaaaaaacaaatctCAAACAGGAACTTCTGCCATCAATTACTTCGAAGCCTCTTCAGAAGACACTACCCAGAATAATAGTCCGTACACAATTGGAGGTAGATTTCAGAAGCCTCTGCACTCCACTATAGATAAAGCAGTGCGAGCTTACCTATGGtcttcaagaaataaatcCATTTCAGAGCGTTTGGTAGCCATATTGGAATTTTCTGATTGCGTTAGCACAGATGTATTTATATCTTATCTTGGCACTGTTTGCCAGTGGTTAAAACAAGCAATCGGGGAGAAATCTTCTTACAACAAAATCCTGGAAGAATTCACTGAAGTCTTGGGTGAAAAATTGCTTTGCAACCACTATAGTTCTTCCAATCAAGCTATGCTTTTACTTACATCTTATATCGAAGCAATAAGACCTCAATGGTTATCTTACCCCGAGCAGCCTTTGAATTCGGACTGCAATGATATCCTGGACTGGATCATATCTAGATTTGAGGACAATTCTTTCACTGGTGTGGCCCCTACGGTCAACCTTTCTATGCTGCTGCTTAGCCTACTTCAAAATCATGATCTTTCCCACGGATCAATCAGAGGTGGGAAGCAGAGAGTCTTTGCAACTTTTATTAAATGCCTGCAAAAGCTAGACTCCTCCAATATTATTAACATAATGAACAGTATTTCGAGTTATATGGCCCAAGTGAGCTATAAGAATCAAAGTATCATATTTTATGAGATTAAGAGCTTATTTGGTCCGCCTCAGCaaagtattgaaaagtCCGCTTTCTACTCTCTTGCAATGTCCATGTTGTCTTTGGTGTCTTACCCAAGCttagttttttctttggagGATATGATGACATACTCTGGCTTCAATCATACTCGTGCGTTTATCCAACAAGCTCTGAACAAAATTACGGTCGCTTTTCGCTACCAAAACCTTACAGAGCTCTTCGAATATTGTAAGTTTGATTTGATTATGTACTGGTTTAACAGAACAAAAGTCCCTACTTCTAAATTGGAGAAAGAATGGGATATATCTCTTTTTGGATTTGCCGATATTCATGAATTTTTAGGAAGATACTTTGTAGAAATTTCTGCAATCTACTTTTCTCAAGGTTTCAACCAAAAATGGATCTTAGACATGTTACACGCGATTACTGGAAACGGTGATGCTTATCTGGTGGATAACAGCTATTACTTGTGTATTCCACTTGCCTTTATCAGTGGCGGTGTGAATGAACTaatatttgatatattGCCCCAAATATCAGGTAAAACAACAGTAAAATACCATAAAAAATACCGTCTACTGATGTTAAAGTGGATCATAAGATTTACTGATTTGGGCTCACTTACTGAACTTAGATCtactgttgaaaaattattccCAACTTCATACCTTTCGCcatatttatttgaaaattccaGTGTTTCAATGAGGTATCAATACCCACTTCATATACCCTTGGCATTAGGAGCAACCTTAGTTCAGACGCAGTTTGCTCATGAAAAGAACAACACACACGAATTCAagcttttgtttttatcggTTATTACAGACCTTGAAAAGACATCGACTTACATAGGAAAACTGCGATGTGCAAGGGAgttaaaatatctttttgtGTTGTATGAGAATGTACTTGTAAAATCATCAACTTTAAACTTCATCATAATTCGgctttcaaaattcttaATAGATACACAAATTCACGATGAAGTAATAACAATTTTCAGCTCATTGTTAAATCTGGCTGACAAAAATACGTTTGAAATAGAGCCATCTCTGCCCAATTTATTTTGcaaaatattcatttaTTTGAGGGAAAACAAACAGCTCAGTCCATCCTTCCAGCAGGCTATAAAGCTTTTAGAGCATCGGGATCtcatcaaaataaaaacttgGAAATACTGCCTTGATGCAATATTCGGAAATATAGTCCAAGATGATATTTATGAAAATACGGAACTTTTGGATGCTAGTGATTGTGGCGTAGACGATGTTGTATTGGTTTCTTTACTCTTTTCTTATGCCAGGAGACCGGTAGCTTCAAAAATCGGTTGTTCGCTTTCTAAAGCTGCTGCAATTAACATTTTGAAACACCATGTTCCAAAGGAATATTTGAGTAAAAACTTCAAACTATGGTTCGCTGCTCTTTCAAGAAGAATTTTACAGCAAGAAGTTCAAAGAGAGAGATCTACAAACTTTAATAATGAAgttcatttgaaaaactttgaaatgGTATTTCGCCATCCCGAACAACCACATATGATATACCAACGTATTTCGACCTTCAATAAAGAAGCTGAGTTATATGATTCTACTGAAgtgttttttatttctgaGTGCATTCTAACGTACCTAGTGGGCTACTCAATAGGAAATAGCGAAAGTGAATTTTGTTTTAGGGATAACATAATGAACGAGAACAAAGATAAAGTTGCTCCATTGGACAAGGATGTACTGAATGCTATATACCCGTTGGCAAACAATTTTGGGATGGAATCATTCATATGCGATACTTATTTGTCAGTGAACGAACCCTACAACTGCTGGCTAAGCAAATTCGCCCGTAGTTTGATTCACCAAATATCATTTAATATACCTCCTATTGTTTGCTTGTATCCTTTATGCAAAGGATCAACAGCTTTTTGTGAATTAGTACTTACTGacctcttttttctttcaacgACTTACGATCCGAAAAGCTGTTTGAATTGGAGCAATCGAATATTCACTCAAATAGCAATGTTGCTGCATGTTAAAGATTCTGAGATAAAGCTAAAGATGCTTTTCAATGTAATTAAAATGATTAGGATGGGTTCTAGATGCAAGGAACGAAACTGTCTGCGCATATATTCTAGCTTAGATTTACAAGAAATATGTCAAATTTCTcttaaaataaaagagtTCAAGTTTGGCTATTTGTTATTTGAGGAAATGAACATGCCAAACATAAGagaaatgaatataaaTACACTTCAGAAGATTTACGAATGCATAAATGACGGCGATTTTCTAGCAGGCTTACCTGTTCCACACTCAATAGAGGGTGTTTTGAACTCTATCAATAGAATTGACTCAGATACGTGGAaacgttttcttttcaacaacGCCGATTTTGATGCCAATTACACTACTTCActagaagaggaaaaggaaTCATTAATCAAGGCCACAGAAGATAGCGGTTTCTACGGGTTGACAAGCTTATTGGAAAGTAGACTTTCTGGATCCAGTGATGTCTACAAATGGAATTTAGAATTGGGAGACTGGAAGCTATTGACTCCAAAAGTTGTTGATTCCAAAGCCAAAGGTTTATACTATGccataaaaaatttaccacAGGACGTTGGTTTTGCTGAAAAAAGTTTAGAAAAATCCTTATTAACTATTTTTGATTCTCGACAACATTTTATTAGCCAAACTGAATGGATGGATACTCTGAACGCGATTATTGAATTTATAAAAATAGCAGCAATCCCTCAGGACGTTACTTCCTTCCCCCAAACATTGATGTCTATTATGAAGGCCGATAAGGAGAGACTTAATACAATAGACTTCTATGATCACAAAACAACGTTAAAGAGTAGACATACTTTAATGAATGTGCTCTCGAGGAATTCATTAGATGAAAACGTAAAATGCTCGAAATATTTACGCCTTGGATCCATTATTCAGCTTGCTAATTACGTTCAGCTGGCAATTGCCAATGGTGCGCCTCAAGATGCGTTACGAAATGCCACTCTAATGAGCAAAACAGTGAAGAATATTGCAAAATTATACGATGATCCCTCTGTAGTATCTCAAATTGAGAAATTGGCAAGTTTCACATCTGCTAATGCCCTCTGGGAGTCTCGAGAGTACAAGGCACCTGTAATGATAATGAGAGATCTTTTAGCTCAAAATGAGAAGAATATTAGCGAAAGTATCCTTTATGACGATTTTAAGCTACTCATTAATGTGCCTATGGACCAAATTAAAGCTCGACTAGTTAAATGGAGCTCAGAATCAAGGCTTGAACCAGCTGCTGCaatatatgaaaaaatcattgtCAATTGGGATATAAATGTCGAAGATCATGAATCATGTTCTGATGTTTTCTACACACTCGGAAGTTTTCTGGATGAACAGGCACAAAAGTTACGATCAAATGGAGAAATCGAAGATAGAGAACATAGGTCATATACTGGAAAATCTACCTTGAAAGCTTTGGAGCTGATATATAAAAACACAAAATTaccagaaaatgaaagaaaagatgcGAAAAGGCATTATAATCGTGTCTTGCTACAATATAATAGAGATTCTGAAGTACTAAAGGCActgcttcttcaaaaagaaaaatttttatgGCATGCACTCCATTTCTATCTCAATACCTTAGTTTTCAGCAACAGATATGATAATGACATTATTGATAAGTTTTGTGGTTTATGGTTCGAGAATGATGACAATAGCAAGATCAATCAATTActatataaagaaattggaACAATACCGAGCTGGAAGTTTTTGCCCTGGGTCAATCAGATTGCGTCAAAAATATCTATGGAGGAGaatgaatttcaaaagcCATTGCAACTAACCATGAAACGACTTCTTTACAAACTACCGTATGACTCCCTTTATTCAGTGATGAGCATACTACTATATGAAAAGCAATCCAATAAGGACACCAACATATCCCAAAAAATTCAAGCTGTCAAAAAGATTCTTTTAGAATTGCAAGGATATGACAGGGGTGCCTTTGCGAAAAAGTATTTACTTCCTGTGCAAGAGTTTTGCGAGATGTCTGTAGAGTTAGCTAATCTTAAGTTTGTGCAAAATACGAAGACGTTACGCTTAGCTAATTTGAAGATTGGCCAATATTGGCTGAAACAGCTAAACATGGAGAAGCTTCCCCTACCGACCAGTAATTTTACAGTCAAAAGTTCTGCTGATGGAAGAAAAGCCCGCCCTTATATTGTATCCGTCAATGAAACAGTAGGCATTACTACCACAGGATTGTCCCTGCCGAAAATAGTCACCTTCAACATCTCAGATGGTACAACGCAGAAAGCTTTGATGAAAGGAAGTAATGACGATTTGAGACAAGATGCAATTATGGAACAAGTGTTTCAACAAGTTAATAAAGTTCTACAAAATGATAAAGTATTAAGAAATCTAGATCTGGGTATTAGAACATACAAAGTGGTTCCATTAGGACCAAAGGCAGGAATCATTGAATTTGTCGCAAATTCTACATCattacatcaaattttgagTAAGCTACATACCAACGATAAGATAACCTTCGATCAGGCAAGAAAAGGCATGAAAGCAGttcaaacaaaatcaaatgaaGAGAGGCTGAAAGCTTATTTAAAAATCACTAATGAAATAAAACCGCAGttaagaaactttttttttgattccTTTCCCGATCCGTTGGATTGGTTTGAAGCTAAGAAAACGTACACAAAAGGTGTCGCAGCTAGCTCTATCGTTGGATACATATTAGGCCTCGGTGATAGGCACTTAAACAATATCCTGCTTGACTGCTCAACAGGGGAGCCTATTCATATAGACCTGGGAATTGCGTTTGATCAGGGAAAATTACTCCCCATTCCAGAGTTGGTCCCTTTCAGATTAACTAGAGATATCGTTGATGGATTTGGAGTCACAGGCGTGGATGGCCTATTCAGGCGGAGTTGTGAAAGAGTTTACGCAGTattaagaaaagattatgTCAAGGTGATGTGTGTTTTGAATATCTTAAAATGGGATCCCCTTTATTCCTGGGTAATGTCACCAGTTAAAAAATACGAACActtatttgaagaagaacatgAAATTACAAATTTCGATAACGTCAGCAAGTTCATAAGTAACAACGACAGGAACGAAAACCAAGAGTCTTATAGGGCCCTTAAAGGTGTAGAAGAGAAGCTTATGGGTAATGGACTAAGTGTAGAGTCTAGCGTACAAGATTTGATTCAGCAAGCCACGGATCCATCAAATTTGAGTGTTATATATATGGGATGGTCAcctttttattaa